In the Armatimonadota bacterium genome, AGGGTGGCGGAGGGATTCCACGGCACGCTCGGATACAGCCTCCACTACCGGGGCAAGCCGGACGAGCGGATCGAACTCCGGGGCGACGAGACCTTCCCCACCGCCAGCACCATCAAGACAACCATCATGTGCGAGGCGATGCACCAGATCGAGCAGGGCAAGGTCGGCTGGAACGACCCGATCGAGGTCCAGCCGAAGGACGACGACCGCCAGGAGGGCGGGTTCGCCTACTACTTCAAGGAGGGCACGAAAATCCCGCTCTGCCAGTGGGTCCATCTGATGATCACCGTGAGCGACAATACGGCGACGATGCTCCTCCGCGAGCACCTCGGCCAGAAGAACGTGAACGACTGGCTCGAATCGAAGGGCTTCAAGACCACCAGGCTGCTCAACGGCAAGAAGTGCGACGAACTCGGGCTCCGGCCCCTCCAGCAGAAGTGGGGACTCGGGATGACCTCGCCGAACGAGATGGTCAAGCTGTTCGAGATGATCGTCGACAAGAAGGCGGGCAGCCCGGCCTCCTGCGAGCGGATGCAGAGGATCCTCACCCATCAGTACTGGGACGACTGCATCCTCTACACCGTGCCGCCGGACGTTCATACGGCCGCGAAGAGCGGGGCGATCAACCGGTCGAAGTCCGATGTGGCGGTGGTCGACAGCCCGGGCGGGCAGTACGTCCTGGCGATCTACACCAAGGACCAGGAAGACCAGCGCTGGACCGACGACAATGAGGGCGTCGTGGCAATCCGCAAGCTCGCGGAGATGGTGTGGAAGCACTACAATCCGAAGAGCAAGTGGCACTCACCCGAGGGCGCGGTGAAGCTCGTGCCGGGCGGGTAGGGAAACACGAATCGCACGAATGGACGAACGAGCCCTGGCATCCGCTGGCGTCTTGGCGGTTAGTCGCATCATCCTGGAACAATGCCCGCAGGTCAACTAGTCTAACAAGTGTAACACGTCTGGGAGAACCTCCCGTTGGAAGAATGATGCTGCAGGGGACATGAACGTGCCCCCGGGGGAGGTTCGCCATGAAGTACCGCAGGGGTTTCACTCTCATCGAGCTTCTCGTCGTCATCGCGATCATCTCCATTCTGGCCGCGATGCTCTTCCCCGTGTTTGCCACCGCGCGGGCGAAGGGGCGCCAGATATCGTGCCTGAGCAACCTGCGGCAGATCGGGATGGCAATCGCCCTCTACCAGCAGGACTACGGCGGACTCTTCCCCGCCTCGAACTGGGCCGCCAGCGGCAGTCCGCCTGCGCCGCCGTTCGACGTCACCACCGGCGGGCTCTTCCCCTACATAAGATCGCAGGGGGTTTACGTCTGCTCCACCGACTCCGAGGGGTCCGTCAAGGGTCTGAGCTATGAGTTGAACGCCAACCTCCTGAGTATGCCCGAGGCGTCGCTCGACAGCCATTCCACGACGGTGGTGCTGCTCGACGCGAAGGTGGACGACTCTGTGTTCGTCGTCGGCAGTCTCGAAGACGACGCGGCGGTCCAGGCGTTCACTTCCGAGACGAGGGACCAGATCACCGGAGACGCGATGAACGCGGACCACCTGGATACCGCGAACGTCCTCTGGGCGGACGGACACGTGTCCAGCGCGCGCTACGGGCAGGTCACGACCGCGATGTTCGACAGGTAGCAGACAAGGATTCGACGGATTGAGGGATTGAGCCCCGTGGGTCGGGTGACCCACGGGGTTTTGTGCTTCGCATATCGGCCCCGACGACGGGAGTCGGCAGGGCATCCGCCGGACGCTAATCGGCCGGTCGGGGCTCACCACCGGACGGAGGGGTTTCCCCACCCTCCGGCGCATCTGGCGGCCGCTGGGAACGCGACCGGGACCTGCGCCCGCCTCTCGGACGAGACCTGCGCTTAGGCGGAGCCTCCTGCTCACCCTCTGGCTGAGCTTCCGGCTCGATCACGGGCTGAACCGGCTCCTCGGCCGGCGGCTGAGGCTCCCGATTCTGCTCGGGCTCGGGTTCCGCTCGACGCCTTGACCCGCCGCGCCGCCGGGAACCCCTCGACCGGCTCGGTCGGGGCTCCTCCCTGGCTTCGGTTTCGAGGTCGAGGACCTCGGCGGGCTTTTCGATCGGCACGGGCACGGGCTCGATCCGCTGCCTGGGCTCGTCACGTCGGCGGGGCTCACGCTCGACCGGCTCCCGGAGCTCTTCGCGAGGTTGAACCTCGCGCTCGACTCGCTGTCGGGGTTCTTCCCGTCGGCGGGGCTCGCGTTCGATCTTCTCGCGAGGCTCCTCTCTCGGCGGACGCTCCCGCTCGGGCTTCTGGCGGGGCTCACGCGGTCTGCGAGAGTCCCGCTCGCCCTGAGACGCCGTCGTCCGCTCGGCTCTGTGCGAGAACGCCGTCGTCGGCTCACACTTCACCGCACCGGTAACCTCGCCGTCGGCGAACGAGCGATTGACGCTCGTCAGCCGGGCCGTCACCTTCTGGCCGATGTACTTCCCGCCGTTCGCGAGGTCCACCATGTAGCCGTTCGCCCACGCCGCGGCCCTCGGCAGGCTGACAAACGGGCTGCGCACGACCTCACACTCGACGATCTGCCCCTTCTTGAAGGACAGCATCTGAGCCTCTATCTCCTGCAGGTCGCCCGGCTGGATATCGTAGCTCTCGATATGCTGATCGTGGACTCCGCGAACGTACACGGCGCGCCGCATCTGCTTCTCGATGAGTTCGATCGTCTCGCCCCGTGGGCCGATCAGGTACTCGGCAACCTCCGGGTTGAGCGTGACGAGGAACGCCTCATCGTCCACCAGGGCGGCCCGCTGCATCAGCTCGCGTTCGACGTTGATGCTGACCGACTCGGGCGACAGGATGTGCCCTCGTCCCTGGCAGTACGGGCAGGCCTCGCTGATCAGCTCGGAGATGGTTTCTCCGGTGCGCTTGCGGGTCATCTCGATCAGGCCCAGAGGGCTTATGTTCGAGATCTTGGTCCGCGTGCGGTCTTTTTTCAAGGCCCGTTCCAGCGCATTCACGACCTGCGAGCGGTCTCTCGCGCTCGACATATCTATGAAGTCCATGATGATGATCCCGCCGATGTCTCGAAGCCTGAGCTGCCGGGCAATCTCCGCCGCGGCCTCCAGGTTCGTCTTGAGGATCGTATCGGACAGGCTGGTGCTCCCGATGAACTTGCCCGTGTTCACGTCAATGGTGGTCAGCGCCTCGGTCTGGTCAATGGTTATGTGACCACCGGACTTGAGCCACACCTTGCGCTTGAGCAGGCGGTCGATCTCGTTTTCGACGGCGAACCGCTCGAAGATCGGCTCAGGATCATCATAGAGAGCCAGGCGCGACTTCAGTTTCGGCGATATCAGCCGCACGACGTCGAGAGCCTTCTCGTACTCCGCCTGGGAGTCTATGAACATCTTCTGGATGCTCGACCCGAAGACGTCCCGGATCGTCTTGAAGACGAGGCTGAGGTCCCGATAGACCAGTCCCGGCGCCTGAGTCGTCTTCGACTTTTCCTGGATCTCCTCGTGCATGCGCGTGAGGAACTCCATGTCGGCGCGGATATCGCGGTCGCCCCGGCCTTCGGCCTCAGTCCGGACGATCAGGCCGCAGTTCGCGGGCTTGATCTTCTCCACGATCTTCTTCAGCCGATCGCGCTCGGCGGCCTCGTCTATCTTCCGCGAGATGCCGATATTGTCGGCGTCGGGCATCAGGACCAGGTATCGGCCGGGCAGCGAAACCCTTGTGGATACGCGGGCTCCCTTCGTCCCTCGCGGGGCCTTGACGACCTGAACCATCAGTTCCTGACCAACCTTGATCAGGTCCTTGATGTTGGCCCTGTGGGCTTCCTTCTTGGCCGAAGGGTCTTCCTCTCCCGCCTCGGGCAGTACGTCGCCCGCGTAGAGAAACGCATTGCGCTCGAGCCCGATATCCACGAACGCAGCATCCATTCCCGGAAGCACGTTTGCCACCCTGCACTTGTAGATACTGCCCGCCACCCGCTCCTCGCGCTCCATCTGAAGCTCGACCAGCTTGCCGGCATCTATGAGCGCCATCCTCGTTTCGCGAGTGCCTACGT is a window encoding:
- a CDS encoding serine hydrolase, producing the protein MRRQCIMFLIGILICAVSASAETLNELKAKMDRVAEGFHGTLGYSLHYRGKPDERIELRGDETFPTASTIKTTIMCEAMHQIEQGKVGWNDPIEVQPKDDDRQEGGFAYYFKEGTKIPLCQWVHLMITVSDNTATMLLREHLGQKNVNDWLESKGFKTTRLLNGKKCDELGLRPLQQKWGLGMTSPNEMVKLFEMIVDKKAGSPASCERMQRILTHQYWDDCILYTVPPDVHTAAKSGAINRSKSDVAVVDSPGGQYVLAIYTKDQEDQRWTDDNEGVVAIRKLAEMVWKHYNPKSKWHSPEGAVKLVPGG
- a CDS encoding type II secretion system protein; translated protein: MKYRRGFTLIELLVVIAIISILAAMLFPVFATARAKGRQISCLSNLRQIGMAIALYQQDYGGLFPASNWAASGSPPAPPFDVTTGGLFPYIRSQGVYVCSTDSEGSVKGLSYELNANLLSMPEASLDSHSTTVVLLDAKVDDSVFVVGSLEDDAAVQAFTSETRDQITGDAMNADHLDTANVLWADGHVSSARYGQVTTAMFDR
- a CDS encoding Rne/Rng family ribonuclease codes for the protein MSKEIIINVGTRETRMALIDAGKLVELQMEREERVAGSIYKCRVANVLPGMDAAFVDIGLERNAFLYAGDVLPEAGEEDPSAKKEAHRANIKDLIKVGQELMVQVVKAPRGTKGARVSTRVSLPGRYLVLMPDADNIGISRKIDEAAERDRLKKIVEKIKPANCGLIVRTEAEGRGDRDIRADMEFLTRMHEEIQEKSKTTQAPGLVYRDLSLVFKTIRDVFGSSIQKMFIDSQAEYEKALDVVRLISPKLKSRLALYDDPEPIFERFAVENEIDRLLKRKVWLKSGGHITIDQTEALTTIDVNTGKFIGSTSLSDTILKTNLEAAAEIARQLRLRDIGGIIIMDFIDMSSARDRSQVVNALERALKKDRTRTKISNISPLGLIEMTRKRTGETISELISEACPYCQGRGHILSPESVSINVERELMQRAALVDDEAFLVTLNPEVAEYLIGPRGETIELIEKQMRRAVYVRGVHDQHIESYDIQPGDLQEIEAQMLSFKKGQIVECEVVRSPFVSLPRAAAWANGYMVDLANGGKYIGQKVTARLTSVNRSFADGEVTGAVKCEPTTAFSHRAERTTASQGERDSRRPREPRQKPERERPPREEPREKIEREPRRREEPRQRVEREVQPREELREPVEREPRRRDEPRQRIEPVPVPIEKPAEVLDLETEAREEPRPSRSRGSRRRGGSRRRAEPEPEQNREPQPPAEEPVQPVIEPEAQPEGEQEAPPKRRSRPRGGRRSRSRSQRPPDAPEGGETPPSGGEPRPAD